A genomic segment from Xyrauchen texanus isolate HMW12.3.18 chromosome 21, RBS_HiC_50CHRs, whole genome shotgun sequence encodes:
- the LOC127661447 gene encoding extracellular calcium-sensing receptor-like translates to MMADPKYPLLYKDGDVTIGSLFAIHSKETLPSFEFTQKPQFLSCSSVNLMDFRMAQTMIFSIDEINRSQSLLPNVSIGYRIYDTCGSRLSSMSATMALMNDQEFTAEDQCNGQSHIHAIIGETESSATVILSRTTGPFKIPVISPSATCECLSNRKEYPSFFRTIASDYHQSRALAYIVKHFGWSWVGAVNSDNDYGNNGMAIFLKTAQEEGICVEYSEKFYRTEPENLQNVVDIIKQGTSKVIVAFLSHFEMGNLLEQLSIQNITGLQMIGVEAWITAKSLITPNSFHVLGGSLGFAVRRTDIEGFSDYVIKAFWDTHFPCSVRDENFSQHELNCRRYQDLLYLKNYNEDVPEQRYSSNVYKAVYAIAYALHNLLKCKEQEGCEKGMMIKTHQVVEALKNVSFTTKMGDHVWFDSSGAALAQYEVVNWQQDSNGSIQFKPVGYYDASKSLHEHFDLDTENIIWAGGQLKKPRSVCSESCPPGTRKAAQKGRPVCCYDCIPCAEGEISNETDSNNCKQCPGQYWSNAEKNECVLKAVEFLSFTEVMGILLISFSLFGAGLTALVAVLFYSKKDTPIVKANNSELSFLLLFSLTLCFLCSLTFISRPTEWSCMLRHTAFGITFVLCISCVLGKTIVVLMAFKATLPGKNLMKWFGPLQQRLSVLAFTLIQVLICVLWLTISPPFPYKNMKYYKEKIILECSLGSSLGFYAVLGYIGLLAVFCFILAFLARKLPDNFNEAKFITFSMLIFCAVWITFIPSYVSSPGKFTVAVEIFAILASSFGLLFCIFAPKCFIIIFKPEQNTKQHVMGKSSNSL, encoded by the exons ATGATGGCAGACCCTAAGTACCCGCTGTTATACAAGGATGGAGACGTAACTATTGGAAGCCTTTTTGCAATCCACAGTAAAGAAACATTACCTTCATTTGAGTTTACACAAAAACCTCAATTTCTATCATGCTCCAG TGTGAATTTAATGGACTTTCGGATGGCTCAAACCATGATCTTTTCCATTGATGAGATTAACAGAAGTCAAAGTTTGCTCCCAAATGTTTCTATTGGCTACAGAATCTATGATACCTGTGGTTCAAGACTGTCATCAATGAGTGCAACTATGGCATTGATGAATGATCAGGAGTTTACAGCAGAGGACCAATGCAATGGACAGTCTCATATACATGCTATAATAGGAGAAACGGAGTCTTCTGCTACAGTGATTCTGTCCAGAACTACAGGACCTTTTAAAATTCCAGTG ATAAGTCCTTCAGCCACATGTGAATGTCTTAGTAATAGAAAAGAGTACCCCTCTTTCTTCAGGACTATTGCCAGTGATTATCACCAGAGCAGAGCACTTGCATACATTGTCAAGCACTTTGGCTGGTCTTGGGTGGGAGCTGTGAACAGTGACAATGACTATGGAAACAATGGAATGGCCATATTTCTGAAAACAGCCCAGGAGGAGGGCATTTGTGTAGAGTACTCTGAGAAATTCTACAGAACAGAGCCTGAAAACCTCCAAAATGTTGTAGACATAATAAAACAAGGCACTTCAAAAGTGATTGTTGCATTTCTTTCCCATTTTGAGATGGGCAATCTGCTTGAGCAGTTAAGTATTCAGAACATCACAGGCCTCCAAATGATTGGAGTGGAGGCATGGATAACGGCAAAGAGTCTGATAACGCCAAACAGTTTTCATGTGCTGGGAGGATCACTGGGGTTTGCAGTGAGGAGAACTGATATAGAAGGGTTTTCAGATTATGTTATCAAAGCATTCTGGGACACACATTTTCCATGCTCAGTGAGAGATGAGAATTTTTCTCAACATGAGTTGAACTGCAGAAGATATCAGGATCTACTTTACCTGAAAAATTACAACGAAGATGTTCCTGAACAAAGATATTCAAGCAATGTCTATAAAGCAGTGTATGCTATAGCTTATGCACTACACAATCTACTCAAGTGCAAAGAACAAGAAGGCTGTGAGAAAGGCATGATGATAAAAACACATcag GTGGTTGAGGCTCTGAAAAATGTCAGTTTCACCACAAAGATGGGAGATCACGTGTGGTTTGACAGCAGTGGTGCAGCATTAGCCCAGTATGAAGTTGTGAACTGGCAGCAGGACTCAAATGGATCAATCCAGTTTAAACCAGTGGGTTACTATGATGCCTCAAAGTCCCTACACGAGCACTTTGATCTTGACACTGAAAACATTATCTGGGCTGGAGGACAGTTGAAG AAGCCAAGGTCTGTGTGCAGTGAGAGCTGTCCACCAGGAACTAGGAAGGCTGCCCAGAAAGGAAGACCTGTCTGCTGTTATGACTGCATTCCATGTGCGGAAGGAGAGATCAGTAATGAGACAG ATTCAAATAACTGCAAGCAGTGTCCAGGGCAATACTGGTCTAATGCTGAGAAAAATGAATGTGTGTTAAAGGCTGTAGAGTTTCTTTCATTCACAGAAGTTATGGGTATATTGCTAATTTCTTTCTCACTGTTTGGAGCAGGTTTAACAGCCCTAGTGGCTGTCCTGTTTTACAGCAAGAAGGACACTCCCATAGTAAAAGCCAACAACTCAGAGCTGAGCTTCCTGCTGCTCTTCTCACTGACTCTGTGTTTTCTCTGTTCACTTACTTTCATTTCTCGGCCCACTGAGTGGTCCTGTATGTTGCGTCACACTGCATTTGGGATAACTTTTGTCCTCTGTATTTCCTGTGTTCTGGGGAAAACAATAGTGGTGTTAATGGCCTTCAAAGCCACACTTCCAGGTAAAAATCTCATGAAATGGTTTGGGCCTCTTCAACAGAGACTCAGTGTTCTTGCCTTTACACTTATACAGGTTCTTATCTGTGTGCTGTGGCTAACAATATCTCCTCCTTTTccatataaaaatatgaaatattataagGAAAAGATCATTCTTGAGTGCAGTCTGGGTTCTTCTTTAGGTTTCTATGCTGTGCTGGGTTATATTGGCCTACTGGCTGTCTTCTGCTTCATTCTGGCTTTTCTGGCTCGCAAGCTGCCTGATAACTTCAATGAAGCCAAATTCATCACATTCAGTATGCTCATATTCTGTGCTGTATGGATCACATTTATCCCATCTTATGTCAGTTCTCCTGGAAAATTTACTGTAGCTGTGGAGATATTTGCCATTTTAGCCTCAAGCTTTGGTTTACTATTCTGCATATTTGCACCTAAATGTTTTATCATAATATTTAAGCCTGAACAAAATACAAAGCAACATGTCATGGGAAAAAGTAGTAATTCCCTTTga
- the LOC127661299 gene encoding uncharacterized protein K02A2.6-like, which yields MLGAYEYVISYRAGKDNGNADALSRLPVPEKESKEDYVLRLDSVVTPVTTSEQIKQWTTRDPVLSRVREYVFKGWPDHSNTNEFTPYKQRQQELSVQDGCVLWGARIIIPEQGRSGLLEQLHQSHPGMSRMKGLARSYLWWPNLDADIEARVKDCTVCQEQRKAPVGAPLHPWEWPRQPWRRVHMDYTGPFLGKMYLILVDAHSKWIDAYPVNSATTANTLECLRKSFSTHGIPEMMVSDNAQCFVSEVSKEFMSRNGITHVTSAPYHPSSNGLAERAVQTFKNLMKKSFGNTMETKLHRALFNYRITPQSTTGLSPAEMMMGRKLRCTLDKMHPDFTSQIELKQQVQKEQHDQHAKSCYSEVGDTVYTRNFGYGPKWVQGVIQEITGPVSYKVAIGSAQIVRRHVDQLFSRQQKEILTKDFQAALGEPCDSDVVSMDADIKMPEITQYGVNTQIFR from the coding sequence ATGTTGGGGGCATATGAGTATGTCATTTCTTATAGAGCTGGCAAGGACAATGGAAATGCCGATGCCCTCAGTCGTCTTCCTGTTCCAGAGAAAGAATCGAAGGAGGATTATGTCTTGAGGTTGGACAGTGTTGTAACTCCTGTGACGACATCAGAGCAAATCAAGCAATGGACAACTCGAGATCCTGTCCTCTCTAGAGTGCGTGAGTATGTGTTTAAAGGTTGGCCTGATCACAGTAATACAAATGAATTTACACCTTATAAACAGAGACAACAAGAGCTCAGTGTTCAAGACGGGTGTGTGCTGTGGGGAGCTCGCATCATCATTCCAGAGCAAGGACGTTCAGGGTTGCTGGAACAGCTACATCAGTCTCACCCAGGTATGTCAAGGATGAAAGGCCTGGCCAGGAGTTACCTGTGGTGGCCAAATTTAGATGCTGACATTGAGGCCAGAGTAAAAGATTGTACTGTGTGTCAAGAACAGAGAAAAGCCCCTGTGGGTGCACCACTTCATCCGTGGGAATGGCCACGACAGCCATGGAGAAGAGTGCATATGGACTATACTGGTCCATTCCTGGGGAAGATGTATTTAATCTTAGTTGATGCCCATTCTAAGTGGATTGATGCATATCCAGTAAATTCAGCAACAACAGCGAATACTCTTGAGTGCCTCAGAAAGAGTTTCAGTACCCATGGCATTCCTGAAATGATGGTGTCTGATAATGCTCAGTGTTTTGTAAGTGAAGTGAGTAAAGAATTTATGTCTAGAAATGGCATAACGCATGTTACTTCTGCCCCGTATCATCCATCATCTAATGGTCTTGCTGAGCGGGCAGTCCAAACTTTTAAGAACCTTATGAAAAAAAGTTTTGGGAACACTATGGAGACCAAGTTGCATAGAGCATTGTTTAATTATCGTATTACACCCCAGTCTACAACGGGATTGTCACCTGCAGAAATGATGATGGGAAGGAAATTGCGATGCACTCTAGACAAAATGCATCCTGACTTCACCAGCCAAATTGAATTGAAACAACAAGTTCAAAAAGAGCAACATGACCAACATGCAAAATCTTGCTATTCTGAAGTAGGAGATACGGTGTACACTAGGAACTTTGGGTATGGACCAAAATGGGTGCAGGGAGTAATTCAGGAAATCACAGGACCTGTATCCTATAAAGTAGCAATAGGAAGTGCCCAAATAGTGCGACGTCATGTGGATCAATTATTCAGTCGACAACAAAAAGAGATACTGACTAAAGACTTTCAAGCGGCCCTGGGTGAACCTTGTGATTCTGATGTTGTGTCAATGGATGCTGATATTAAAATGCCTGAAATAACTCAGTACGGCGTCAACACTCAAATCTTCAGATAA